Proteins encoded together in one Vigna angularis cultivar LongXiaoDou No.4 chromosome 5, ASM1680809v1, whole genome shotgun sequence window:
- the LOC108339727 gene encoding B-box zinc finger protein 18 isoform X2: protein MRTLCDVCESAAAILFCAADEAALCSACDQKIHMCNKLASRHIRVGLADPTDVPRCDICENAPAFFYCEVDGSSLCLQCDMIVHVGGKRTHERYLLLRQRVEFPGDKPAQMEELGLQPLDQNEFRRDENQFLKLKTREIQQNHSILPVPRQENNIDGHRKIDKKLIDLNTRPLRLNGPAPNNQEQGMDILRGSNHEFASVPPVESYKQGAEK from the exons ATGCGAACCCTTTGCGACGTATGCGAGAGCGCCGCTGCCATTCTCTTCTGCGCCGCCGATGAGGCTGCTCTCTGCTCTGCTTGTGACCAAAAg ATCCATATGTGTAATAAACTTGCTAGCAGACACATTCGGGTTGGCCTTGCTGACCCCACTGATGTTCCACGCTGTGACATATGTGAAAATGCACCTG CTTTCTTTTACTGTGAGGTAGATGGTAGTTCGCTGTGTCTGCAATGTGATATGATTGTGCATGTTGGTGGTAAAAGAACTCATGAAAGATATCTTCTATTGAGGCAAAGAGTTGAG TTTCCAGGTGATAAACCTGCCCAAATGGAAGAACTAGGGCTGCAACCACTGGATCAGAATGAATTTAGGAGGGATGAAAATCAGTTTCTCaagctaaaaacaagagaaattCAGCAGAATCACAGTATCTTGCCTGTTCCAAGACAAGAAAATAATATCGATGGTCatagaaaaattgataaaaagttAATTGATCTGAACACCAGGCCATTGCGGTTAAATGGACCAGCACCAAACAACCAG GAACAAGGTATGGATATTTTAAGAGGCAGTAATCATGAATTTGCAAGTGTGCCACCAGTTGAATCCTACAAACAAGGGGCTGAGAAGTAA
- the LOC108339727 gene encoding B-box zinc finger protein 18 isoform X1 — MRTLCDVCESAAAILFCAADEAALCSACDQKIHMCNKLASRHIRVGLADPTDVPRCDICENAPAFFYCEVDGSSLCLQCDMIVHVGGKRTHERYLLLRQRVEFPGDKPAQMEELGLQPLDQNEFRRDENQFLKLKTREIQQNHSILPVPRQENNIDGHRKIDKKLIDLNTRPLRLNGPAPNNQTKSMRGNSYFHTNEMHNEGRLKSLVYIKFS, encoded by the exons ATGCGAACCCTTTGCGACGTATGCGAGAGCGCCGCTGCCATTCTCTTCTGCGCCGCCGATGAGGCTGCTCTCTGCTCTGCTTGTGACCAAAAg ATCCATATGTGTAATAAACTTGCTAGCAGACACATTCGGGTTGGCCTTGCTGACCCCACTGATGTTCCACGCTGTGACATATGTGAAAATGCACCTG CTTTCTTTTACTGTGAGGTAGATGGTAGTTCGCTGTGTCTGCAATGTGATATGATTGTGCATGTTGGTGGTAAAAGAACTCATGAAAGATATCTTCTATTGAGGCAAAGAGTTGAG TTTCCAGGTGATAAACCTGCCCAAATGGAAGAACTAGGGCTGCAACCACTGGATCAGAATGAATTTAGGAGGGATGAAAATCAGTTTCTCaagctaaaaacaagagaaattCAGCAGAATCACAGTATCTTGCCTGTTCCAAGACAAGAAAATAATATCGATGGTCatagaaaaattgataaaaagttAATTGATCTGAACACCAGGCCATTGCGGTTAAATGGACCAGCACCAAACAACCAG ACCAAATCAATGAGGGGAAATAGTTACTTTCATACGaatgagatgcataatgaaGGTCGCTTAAAGTCGCTGGTATATATCAAGTTTTCTTAA